In the genome of Triticum urartu cultivar G1812 chromosome 5, Tu2.1, whole genome shotgun sequence, one region contains:
- the LOC125510028 gene encoding uncharacterized protein LOC125510028, with amino-acid sequence MASLVPGVLVKLLQHMNTDVKVAGEHRSSLLQVVSIVPALSGSDLFTNQGFYLKVSDSSHATYVTLPEEQHDLILSDKIQLGQFIHVDRLEAATPVPILWGVRPVPGRHPCVGNPEDLVLTSSSKVAGSKKAQPANGSKLTNGLKDAGVLSLEKEKSKLEKINAPHKTVGTENKKPVLTKSKSSLSKQALNGVTEKKETVKPKARPARVRSTPSSPTSVYSLPATFDRFSSDLRQRHGVKGPEKASSSRLSLLERAASVLKVTTAGRRSSAVNSISSSVLGIGSGPKALRRSWEGAVDTKAKNNSDSKTTKADRKPENRAPTTPRRKPPVNEKVTHKDDSKIHNPARKSTSSAPAPPVDADKAPKKHPPTLKRTSGGLSNPNVTNLVKIPPNSKKLTDVGNSWASLPPSLAKLGKELLKYRESAQAAAVEAMQEASAAESLLRCLSLYAEVSSTAEEQNPQPTVEQFLALHSSLSRATVITDTLTKSAAPPECSAASDAGTVVSAPDDEAAAAVAVERQRRAKSWVNAALATDLAGFGLYNLKPVPATVPSPLAVVIVDGSAKPVAASPNAVKSLSPAAKSRMSPAKGKPRTGPGATAAAVTPAPPEWERGVGADERGQLARRLGEESRGWFLGFVERFLDADVSAAAPWDRERAARMLPQLKRVNDWLGEIGTRGEAPPPPPASQDGDEEPAATTAAAASANGCGVPEETIERLRKKIYEFLLTNVDSAAAVLGGAAAAPAPAPASGKKS; translated from the exons ATGGCGTCATTGGTGCCCGGTGTCCTCGTCAAGCTCCTCCAGCATATGAACACGGATGTCAAAGTCGCAGGAGAACATCGGTCATCCCTTCTTCAGGTTGTCAGCATTGTGCCGGCACTTTCAGGGAGTGATCTTTTCACCAACCAAGGGTTCTACCTCAAGGTGTCCGATTCTTCGCACGCCACTTATGTGACCCTTCCCGAGGAACAGCATGATCTCATCTTGAGCGACAAGATTCAGTTAGGGCAGTTCATCCATGTCGATCGCCTTGAGGCTGCCACTCCGGTACCCATCCTTTGGGGTGTTCGGCCAGTTCCTGGCCGTCATCCTTGCGTTGGCAACCCCGAGGACCTTGTGTTAACCAGCTCTTCCAAAGTTGCCGGCAGCAAGAAAGCACAACCGGCCAATGGATCGAAACTAACCAATGGATTGAAAGATGCTGGTGTCTTGTCGCTAGAGAAGGAAAAGAGCAAGTTAGAGAAAATTAATGCTCCCCACAAAACCGTTGGGACAGAAAATAAGAAACCGGTGCTGACCAAATCAAAATCTTCACTGTCAAAACAGGCTTTGAATGGGGTTACTGAGAAGAAGGAAACAGTGAAACCAAAGGCAAGACCTGCCCGTGTTAGATCAACACCTTCATCTCCAACCAGTGTCTATTCTCTACCTGCAACATTTGACAGATTCTCTAGTGATCTAAGACAGAGACATGGGGTAAAAGGACCAGAGAAAGCATCATCTTCTAGGCTCTCCTTGTTAGAAAGGGCAGCTTCAGTTCTGAAGGTCACTACTGCAGGGAGAAGGTCCTCTGCGGTTAACTCAATCAGTAGCTCTGTGCTGGGTATTGGATCAGGGCCAAAAGCATTGCGAAGAAGCTGGGAAGGAGCTGTAGATACAAAAGCAAAAAATAATTCAGACTCGAAGACGACCAAAGCTGACAGGAAACCTGAGAACAGGGCCCCAACG ACTCCTAGAAGAAAGCCACCAGTGAACGAGAAGGTGACACATAAAGACGACAGTAAGATTCATAATCCTGCTAGAAAGAGCACGTCAAGTGCTCCTGCTCCTCCAGTCGATGCTGACAAAGCACCAAAGAAACATCCTCCTACTCTAAAGAGGACATCTGGTGGTTTAAGCAACCCAAATGTCACAAATTTGGTTAAGATTCCACCAAACAGCAAAAAACTGACAGATGTCGGCAATTCATGGGCATCACTTCCTCCGTCACTTGCCAAATTAGGAAAG GAGCTTCTGAAGTACAGAGAATCGGCACAGGCGGCTGCTGTTGAAGCCATGCAGGAAGCTTCTGCTGCAGAAAGCTTGCTGAGATGTTTGAG CTTGTACGCTGAGGTGAGCTCGACGGCGGAGGAGCAGAACCCGCAGCCGACTGTTGAGCAGTTCCTCGCCCTCCACAGCTCGCTCTCCCGCGCCACGGTGATCACTGACACCCTCACCAAGTCAGCAGCCCCGCCGGAATGCTCAGCGGCCAGCGACGCCGGGACGGTGGTCTCTGCCCCGGACGATGAGGCTGCTGCTGCAGTCGCAGTGGAGCGGCAGCGCCGAGCCAAGTCCTGGGTTAACGCCGCGCTCGCCACGGACCTCGCTGGCTTCGGGCTCTACAACCTCAAGCCCGTCCCGGCCACGGTACCGTCGCCGCTGGCCGTGGTCATCGTTGACGGGTCGGCAAAGCCAGTTGCGGCGTCCCCCAATGCCGTGAAGTCGTTGTCTCCGGCGGCGAAGTCGCGGATGTCCCCCGCAAAGGGGAAGCCGAGGACGGGCCCGGGCGCTACGGCAGCTGCGGTGACGCCCGCCCCGCCGGAGTGGGAGAGGGGGGTAGGCGCGGACGAGAGGGGGCAGCTGGCTCGGCGGCTCGGGGAGGAGTCCCGGGGGTGGTTCCTCGGGTTCGTGGAGCGGTTCCTGGACGCCGACGTGTCGGCAGCGGCGCCGTGGGACCGCGAGCGCGCGGCCAGGATGCTCCCGCAGCTGAAGCGCGTCAACGACTGGCTCGGCGAGATCGGGACGCGCGGCgaggcgccgccgccgccgccagcgtCGCAGGACGGGGACGAGGAGCCTGCGGCCACCACCGCGGCCGCTGCCTCGGCCAACGGCTGCGGCGTGCCGGAGGAGACGATCGAGCGGCTGAGGAAGAAGATCTACGAGTTCCTCCTCACCAACGTCGACTCAGCTGCCGCGGTGCTCGGCGGCGCGGCAGCCGCGCCGGCCCCGGCGCCGGCGAGCGGGAAGAAGTCGTGA